One window of Trichoderma breve strain T069 chromosome 3, whole genome shotgun sequence genomic DNA carries:
- a CDS encoding choline/ethanolamine kinase domain-containing protein, which produces MSPAATTKGSAHSHVRFLPITYDSSDSQASAQKLILSLFPQWESDDSNVDFVRFTDGITNTLLKAVNRLPGLSKADIDRDAVLLRAYGNGTAVIIDREREAANHELLMKHGLAPELLARFANGMLYRFVPGTVAQPKDLSDPALIAAVARLLAQWHATVPCLPDSAIKGESTENGNSEGHDSHRKAMIAKAAAGKPIPNLWSTMQKWILALPTDTEQQRERQALLQRELEEMIEKLSQRPGLGRNGLVFAHCDLLSANIIMHKEAGQELSVSFIDYEYATPSPAAFDIANHFAEWAGYDCDYAAMPSRSQRHAFIREYIATYANLSNNGMDLEEETDKLVCEVDVFRGVPGFYWGIWALIQATISHIDFDYASYAELRLGEYWAYKAEEDGSRAAAGKEIPLREKTWSRNE; this is translated from the exons ATGTCTCCAGCTGCCACAACCAAGGGCTCTGCCCACAGCCATGTCCGGTTTCTCCCCATTACCTACGACAGCAGTGATTCACAGGCTTCAGCTCAGAAGCTCATCTTGAGTCTGTTCCCTCAATGGGAGAGCGACGACTCCAATGTTGACTTCGTTCGCTTCACTGACGGCATTACCAACACGCTGCTCAAGGCTGTCAACCGGCTGCCGGGCCTATCCAAGGCTGACATTGACCGAGATGCCGTGCTGCTCCGTGCTTATGGAAACGGCACTGCGGTCATCATCGACCGAGAACGCGAGGCAGCGAACCACGAGCTGCTGATGAAGCATGGCCTGGCCCCAGAACTGCTGGCCCGCTTTGCCAACGGCATGCTGTACCGATTCGTCCCCGGTACCGTTGCCCAGCCCAAGGACCTCTCCGACCCTGCATTGATCGCGGCTGTTGCTCGACTGCTGGCTCAGTGGCATGCCACGGTGCCGTGTCTGCCCGACTCGGCCATCAAGGGAGAGTCGACAGAGAACGGCAACTCCGAAGGCCACGACAGCCACCGCAAGGCCATGATCGCCAAGGCAGCAGCGGGGAAGCCGATCCCCAACCTGTGGTCGACCATGCAGAAATGGATCCTGGCCCTACCGACCGAcacggagcagcagcgcgaGAGACAGGCCCTGCTGCAGCGTGAGCTGGAGGAAATGATTGAGAAGCTCAGCCAACGTCCCGGACTTGGACGGAACGGG TTGGTTTTCGCCCACTGCGACCTGCTCAgtgccaacatcatcatgcaCAAGGAAGCCGGCCAGGAGCTATCCGTGAGCTTCATCGATTACGAATACGCGACGCCCTCGCCGGCTGCGTTTGATATTGCCAATCATTTTGCCGAATGGGCAGGGTATGACTGTGACTATGCAGCCATGCCATCCCGGTCGCAGCGACATGCCTTTATTCGTGAATACATTGCGACATATGCAAATCTGTCAAACAATGGCATGGACCTCGAAGAGGAGACTGACAAGCTCGTATGTGAGGTAGATGTCTTCCGTGGGGTTCCTGGCTTCTATTGGGGTATCTGGGCCTTGATTCAGGCGACCATCTCGCACATTGACTTTGATTACGCCTCGTACGCCGAATTGAGGCTCGGTGAATACTGGGCCTacaaggctgaggaagacGGTAGCCGTGCAGCGGCAGGTAAAGAGATACCGCTCCGAGAGAAGACGTGGTCCCGAAACGAATAG
- a CDS encoding ankyrin repeats (3 copies) domain-containing protein, with translation MSLEQLASSQRKAFVFIEDSTVGFFKAHSCGNGRFIQGDPSADLEICFSLHKNKNSLIVHIHDDNLLQWLRAISSLRGSLRNNSPGPFISMDRLLPRYPEMSAKFNQDRREGHSFDALDLFVRHFLREGSTKPSAKLTSPISRGQFSPTSSGMSPPRSQLQAAIEERDPVAVDKVLATYLAFVDTKTLYLAMHYYEETVFRLLLKHGAQVGGDDIFAKLLYSAAKAGLMDAVQLLLAYDANKEGGDSCISTTALNGAASGGHLEIIQYLVEEKGANINGNEYMCPLARAIKYRHKHIIDYLLDAGANVLSDKYLVLLPRLVRTKQIGLDEILGRFRTGMNDDARDRLFLTAVSRGRLDIVRYLVAAGANVNPDTRHCSLLSWSYPRRAVFVRQNGLVRFGRSIEEAKNFPLCGREHSPPLAVAASNGYLEIVRCLVEAGADVNPYTHHRGDSIAKDSRCIRPHYSPLAAAVSEGHLDIVRYLVAAGANVNPDTRHCRAAEGSSICHREHSSPLAVAASKGYLEIVRCLVEAGAYVNPYNSTMKYAICTRPRYSPLAAAIKSNKSEVAQFLSSIGAALSKNEGKGSVLDDSDDLYPSILSGKPRDTFKRREAIAGIRARDRRTMARKLLAKVAKSCKKLLDASATQDASAGVIAYVDQLGTSASIWERGTRAIREIYEGYKPRSLSDIVSALQVANAMRAVVKTSGLGYSKKEFINDIPRWASLVSPDDRRLFFEIASYLWGIPASTVAYELADSLASPLMSLQDMVKHLVRTPGLFDLGSGNSYRLQTLRQQYSFEMSPTNICERNPTLAEWHPLPKQTVQESPHTDAPKPPDPEWEELSILARITVLVAGAIFGVILLYLCLSRYGFSTLCLPILTSDGGDGRAPDQIITRNTAILAIYVGFTSPVDFESCKSTDHLVPDCLPTETAQEPMATAQAPYEGDYPMIDPSE, from the exons atgagCTTAGAGCAGTTGGCTTCGTCCCAGCGCAAAGCCTTCGTCTTTATTGAAGACTCAACAGT AGGATTTTTCAAGGCTCATTCGTGCGGTAACGGCCGCTTCATCCAGGGCGATCCAAGCGCCGACCTCGAGATCTGCTTCAGTCTccacaagaacaagaactCACTCATCGTCCATATCCATGACGACAACCTCTTACAATGGTTGCGTGCAATCTCCTCGCTGCGTGGCAGCCTTAGAAATAATTCCCCTGGTCCCTTCATCAGCATGGACCGTCTATTACCCCGTTACCCAGAAATGAGTGCCAAGTTCAACCAGGACAGAAGAGAGGGACACAGCTTCGATGCACTCGATTTGTTTGTCCGTCATTTCCTCCGCGAAGGCTCG ACGAAGCCATCAGCGAAATTAACGAGCCCGATATCAAGGGGTCAATTCAGCCCTACCTCTTCAGGAATGAGCCCCCCCCGATCCCAGTTACAGGCTGCCATCGAAGAGCGCGATCCCGTTGCCGTGGACAAAGTGCTCGCCACATACCTAGCCTTCGTTGATACTAAGACTTTATACCTAGCCATGCACTACTATGAAGAGACCGtcttccgtcttcttctcaagcacGGCGCTCAGGTGGGCGGGGATGATATCTTCGCCAAGCTCTTATACAGTGCCGCAAAAGCTGGCCTCATGGACGCAGTTCAGCTGCTTCTAGCTTATGATGCCAacaaagagggaggagatTCCTGCATCAGCACAACAGCCTTGAATGGTGCAGCTTCTGGCGGTCACCTCGAAATTATCCAATACCTCGTCGAGGAGAAAGGCGCAAACATCAATGGTAATGAGTACATGTGTCCGCTAGCTCGGGCCATCAAGTATCGCCACAAACACATTATCGACTATCTACTGGATGCCGGAGCGAATGTACTTAGTGATAAATATTTAGTACTTCTGCCTCGACTGGTGAGAACCAAGCAGATAGGGCTAGACGAGATTCTCGGACGCTTCAGAACCGGCATGAACGATGACGCTCGTGATCGTTTGTTTTTGACAGCAGTATCGAGGGGTCGCCTCGATATTGTCCGCTACCTAGTAGCGGCTGGTGCAAATGTCAATCCAGATACACGGCACTGCTCTCTGCTGAGCTGGTCGTACCCGCGAAGAGCTGTTTTTGTGCGTCAGAATGGTTTGGTCCGTTTTGGAAGAAGTATAGAAGAAGCTAAGAACTTTCCGTTGTGTGGCCGAGAACATTCTCCACCCCTGGCCGTAGCAGCATCGAACGGTTACCTTGAAATTGTCCGTTGCCTGGTAGAGGCCGGTGCGGATGTCAACCCATATACGCATCACAGAGGCGACTCGATTGCGAAAGATTCGAGGTGTATACGACCGCATTACTCGCCtctagcagcagctgtaTCGGAGGGCCATCTCGACATTGTCCGTTACCTGGTAGCGGCTGGTGCAAATGTCAATCCAGATACGCGGCACTGCAGAGCGGCTGAGGGCTCTTCAATATGTCACCGAGAGCATTCCTCGCCCCTGGCAgtagcagcatcaaaggGCTACCTCGAGATTGTCCGCTGCCTTGTAGAGGCTGGTGCTTATGTTAACCCGTATAACTCGACTATGAAGTATGCGATTTGTACACGACCGCGTTACTCGCCCCTGGCAGCAGCTATAAAGTCGAATAAAAGTGAAGTGGCTCAGTTCTTATCCTCGATTGGAGCAGCCCTCTCCAAAAATGAGGGCAAGGGTTCTGTCTTGGATGATTCTGATGATTTATATCCTTCCATATTGTCCGGCAAGCCTCGTGACACATTTAAGCGTCgtgaagccatcgccggTATACGGGCCCGAGATCGCAGAACCATGGCGCGCAAGTTACTTGCAAAAGTTGCCAAATCATGCAAAAAATTGCTTGACGCAAGCGCCACACAGGACGCCTCTGCCGGAGTCATAGCATACGTGGACCAGCTCGGTACCAGCGCATCCATCTGGGAGAGAGGAACACGTGCGATTCGGGAAATCTACGAGGGCTATAAGCCGCGTAGCCTCTCGGATATCGTCAGCGCACTGCAAGTTGCAAATGCAATGCGGGCGGTCGTTAAAACTTCGGGATTAGGGTACTCGAAGAAAGA ATTTATTAATGACATCCCACGATGGGCTTCTCTTGTGAGTCCAGATGATCGACGCCTATTTTTCGAAATAGCGTCCTATCTCTGGGGAATTCCGGCCTCAACAGTCGCCTATGAATTGGCGGACAGTCTCGCGAGCCCTTTGATGTCCTTACAAGATATGGTCAAGCATCTCGTGAGGACACCCGGGCTTTTTGATCTTGGGTCTGGAAACTCTTATCGGCTGCAAACTCTACGACAACAATACTCTTTTGAAATGAGTCCTACTAATATATGCGAAAGAAACCCTACTTTGGCCGAGTGGCATCCATTACCCAAGCAAACAGTACAAGAAAGTCCACACACCGATGCCCCCAAGCCGCCGGACCCAGAGTGGGAAGAGCTAAGTATCTTGGCTCGTATCACCGTCTTAGTGGCAGGCGCCATATTCGGCGTAATCCTGCTCTATTTATGTC TATCTCGATACGGCTTTTCGACACTATGCCTACCCATCCTGACTTCAGATGGCGGGGATGGTCGGGCTCCGGATCAGATAATTACTCGAAACACCGCCATCCTTGCCATATATGTCGGATTTACGTCTCCTGTGGACTTTGAGAGCTGCAAGAGCACCGACCATTTGGTGCCAGACTGTCTCCCGACAGAGACAGCTCAGGAGCCTATGGCAACCGCTCAGGCGCCCTACGAGGGTGATTATCCTATGATCGACCCCTCCGAGTAA
- a CDS encoding aldo/keto reductase family domain-containing protein: protein MELKIPLLLYGTAWKEERTAHLTETAVLKGFTCIDTANYPTTYDEKLTGDGIAAALKSGIKRSDLFIQTKFAPVWAHHPKKIPFNPHQDIEGQITESVRQSLEHLQVDYLDSLLLHVPFEDDRDNLIAWKVLETFVPHTIRSLGVSNFKLLQLKEVYANATVKPVMVQNRFYKETGFDSDLREFCVERGITYQAYWMLRNNPEILASDILKSVAAKLNVEKELAFYVLILGLGGTQILDGTTNPERMEQDLKTVGEVFGNRGRLRELQGDINAFRQLLSKLSTVAE, encoded by the exons ATGGAACTCAAAAtcccgcttcttctttatgGAACCGCCTGGAAAGAGGAAAGGACGGCTCATCTTACAGAGACGGCTGTGTTGAAAGGCTTCACATGCATCGATACGGCCAACTACCCGACTACGTACGACGAGAAACTGACGGGCGATGGAATTGCGGCGGCCCTCAAGTCTGGTATCAAAAGAAGCGATCTTTTT ATCCAAACGAAATTCGCGCCAGTCTGGGCTCACCATCCGAAAAAGATCCCCTTCAATCCTCACCAGGACATTGAGGGCCAGATAACTGAGTCGGTACGACAGAGTCTTGAGCATCTTCAAGTCGATTACTTGGACTCCTTGCTGCTTCATGTACCATTTGAGGATGATAGAGACAATCTGATCGCCTGGAAAGTTCTCGAGACCTTTGTGCCACACACGATCCGTTCCCTCGGTGTTTCCAACTTCAAGTTGTTACAGCTTAAGGAGGTGTATGCCAACGCAACGGTTAAGCCTGTCATGGTGCAGAACCGCTTCTACAAAGAGACGGGCTTTGACTCTGACCTGCGAGAATTTTGCGTAGAGAGAGGCATAACGTACCAGGCATACTGGATGCTCAGGAACAACCCGGAGATTCTAGCATCAGACATCTTGAAGTCCGTAGCTGCAAAGCTTAACGTGGAGAAGGAGCTCGCCTTTTATGTCTTGATCTTGGGTTTAGGCGGGACTCAGATACTAGATGGTACGACAAACCCTGAGCGAATGGAACAGGACTTGAAGACGGTTGGCGAGGTGTTTGGTAATAGAGGGCGGTTGCGTGAGCTGCAAGGAGATATCAACGCGTTCCGCCAGCTTTTGTCGAAACTATCGACTGTAGCAGAGTAA
- a CDS encoding nitrogen permease regulator of amino acid transport activity 3 domain-containing protein, protein MSCVNDENFVAVALVINRSRDGPAFVFHYPAQVPALYSGLEKSDTIDVEDILFERVSQPGGAEAPADLAENQGVRDDHYMTESGIQVVPWEHVAGFPSRDLAGILTPARSYHKKLFQLSLDPLLCVSYPIHVPENGKWKKTKKANKAKANKDADEGIAPDEPNPLPTIKTEPCKEKAKDGKKDEADEEKRSSMTMFNLVFFLNPKKHETKELIDSLYSNIVKKVNKAYQYSQQHSEFVWKESKRILLAKDRAREDQKKMSVLWKELIQNSSLAASMCEIYNAISQNRIATLHLDTVDGILTPSVQIPAPFFVSDLPAEDDERHRGLWLTTSNAFLSQDALEEPGFLDRNFALLLMDDEKKIVSELQSDRDPTTQSMIEFVRLSKPTMSFYQVGQSNLLTLDQVRKYAQHFIFWRRAMAIPPLHPRDVYIVSPNCDLERLPQDAQDWQRAFPLAPPLSTFLAELSVLPRPYKHISPSKAHRPLYLRMLAWLMRGGWVTQLCTFGYVVVWPEILYEVDYEIEAEELGLATSSSTDWADATSIHTTQSNSNVDAQSTSSSITPPPPPQQAQPQQSQQPQPQAQAQAPPNVPNPSTLSAAEHSAEMARLERIAMKAHREAADKATAHARKVVPVTTANPSLNDAPHLVGLTPHIILDPKKAAGKESRYLSAIARRFKDEKLRSAWQNMCKYFDGRCALERIALQEDMKRKEAWALLTAMREYLLCTRHW, encoded by the exons ATGTCTTGCGTCAACGACGAAAACTTTGTCGCCGTCGCGCTCGTCATCAACCGGTCTCGCGATGGGCCCGCCTTCGTCTTCCATTATCCTGCTCAAGTCCCCGCCCTCTATAGTGGCCTCGAGAAGTCGGACACCATAGACGTCGAGGATATCCTTTTTGAGCGAGTTTCACAACCTGGCGGCGCCGAGGCTCCTGCCGACCTCGCCGAGAACCAAGGTGTTCGTGATGACCATTATATGACCGAGTCGGGAATCCAGGTCGTTCCCTGGGAGCACGTAGCCGGCTTTCCATCCCGTGATCTTGCAGGCATCTTGACTCCCGCCAGATCCTATCATAAGAAGCTGTTTCAGCTTTCTCTTGATCCGCTCCTCTGTGTCTCTTACCCCATTCATGTACCTGAAAACgggaagtggaagaagacaaaaaaggccaacaaggcaaaggccaaCAAAGATGCCGACGAGGGTATCGCACCAGACGAGCCCAACCCCCTACCCACAATCAAAACAGAACCATGTaaagaaaaagccaaagatggcaagaaggatgaggcagacgaagagaagcGCAGCTCTATGACCATGTTCaatcttgtcttcttcctcaatcCCAAGAAGCACGAAACCAAGGAACTCATCGACTCTCTGTATTCTAATATTGTGAAAAAGGTCAACAAAGCATACCAGTACAGCCAGCAGCATAGTGAGTTTGTATGGAAAGAATCCAAACGTATCCTGCTCGCAAAAGACAGGGCCCGTGAAGATC agaagaagatgagcgtTTTATGGAAAGAACTTATTCAAAACTCTTCACTGGCAGCTTCAATGTGTGAAATTTATAACGCCATCTCTCAAAACAGGATTGCAACTCTACATCTCGATACTGTGGACGGTATCCTGACACCCTCAGTCCAGATTCCGGCGCCATTTTTCGTTTCAGATCTCCCAGCAGAAGACGATGAGAGGCATCGTGGCCTTTGGCTTACAACATCCAACGCTTTCTTGAGCCAAGACGCACTCGAGGAGCCCGGATTCCTGGACCGGAACTTTGCGCTCTTGCTcatggatgatgaaaagaagattgTATCAGAGCTACAGAGTGATCGTGATCCCACTACTCAATCCATGATTGAGTTTGTGCGCCTCTCAAAACCGACAATGTC CTTCTACCAAGTTGGACAGAGCAACCTCCTTACTCTGGATCAGGTCCGCAAGTACGCCCagcacttcatcttctggcgCCGTGCCATGGCCATTCCACCCCTTCACCCCCGAGATGTTTATATCGTCTCTCCGAACTGTGACTTGGAGAGGCTACCACAGGATGCCCAAGACTGGCAGAGAGCTTTTCCCCTAGCTCCGCCTCTGTCAACTTTCCTTGCCGAGCTCTCCGTGCTGCCCCGGCCCTACAAGCACATCTCGCCTAGTAAAGCTCACCGGCCGCTGTATCTCCGCATGCTGGCCTGGTTGATGCGCGGTGGCTGGGTCACTCAGCTCTGCACATTCGGCTATGTCGTTGTATGGCCGGAGATCCTATACGAGGTCGACTACGAGATCGAAGCGGAAGAACTCGGCCtcgccacctcctcctcaaccGACTGGGCCGATGCTACTAGCATCCACACCACCCAGAGCAACAGCAACGTCGACGCGCAATCCACCAGCTCCTCAATtacgccgccgcctccgccgcaACAGGCCCAGCCGCAGCAatcgcagcagccgcagcctcaGGCTCAGGCCCAAGCACCCCCAAACGTCCCTAACCCATCCACCCTCTCCGCAGCCGAGCACTCGGCCGAAATGGCCCGTCTTGAGCGCATTGCCATGAAAGCACACCGAGAAGCCGCCGACAAAGCCACCGCTCACGCCCGCAAGGTCGTCCCCGTTACGACGGCAAACCCGTCCCTCAACGATGCGCCGCACCTCGTCGGCCTCACGCCGCACATCATCCTCGACCCCAAGAAGGCGGCGGGCAAAGAGTCTCGTTACCTCTCCGCTATTGCGCGGCGGTTCAAGGACGAGAAGCTGCGGTCGGCTTGGCAGAACATGTGTAAGTATTTTGATGGGCGATGTGCCCTTGAGCGGATCGCTTTGCAGGAGGACATGAAGCGCAAAGAGGCCTGGGCTTTGTTGACGGCCATGAGGGAGTATCTACTATGTACAAGACACTGGTGA
- a CDS encoding helix-loop-helix DNA-binding domain-containing protein, which yields MAQHGFTQFGSGPTGGHIDPNDLAMSGGYSPSFANNNFNTNSNTNGFSSGSAVFGDDELLDGLPSDGQSGLHGQGQDFHGMNMGYQNTFQSHRGSGIQIDPSQINGYSSTPDGDPIQSPYAYNAHYRALGNPLQSPLSYSQSPLAAADMADGNDPNFLNAKARARMSQQMQRKASNTRSPMTPKTNSMHSIPIGQDSPGFGPQSLRNDKSPSGHWLNTPNGSIPASFNSGFSSPMQPGMVQINEVMMKGGTSMPAKLGVGNAMSTQEMKRKRRRESHNLVERRRRDNINERIQDLSRLVPTHRLEDEKIRKLISNGTPLSPTLTGVSSATSGLAGPGARRAAGAGAGNITTGLPIEDKDKGPNKGDILNGAVSWTRDLMWMLHLKLQQQEELINHIAELGGTIPFEQTDDERRMQSELMDAISRNDSGSFTYTRTSGSGLRVPHHTDYRGEPTNGMSGNLDSVGITPEGSGNGGLPGDLGDAAQFWHDPDDDANLNFKEEDEYDMDLTQ from the coding sequence ATGGCCCAACACGGCTTCACCCAGTTTGGGTCTGGCCCGACCGGCGGCCACATCGACCCCAACGATCTGGCCATGTCGGGCGGATACTCCCCGTCCTTTGccaacaacaacttcaacaCAAACTCCAACACAAACGGCTTCTCGAGTGGCTCTGCCGTATTCGGCGATGACGAGCTGCTAGATGGCCTCCCTTCCGATGGACAGTCTGGCCTTCATGGCCAGGGCCAAGATTTCCACGGCATGAACATGGGTTACCAGAACACCTTTCAGTCACACCGCGGTTCTGGTATCCAAATCGACCCATCACAGATCAACGGCTACTCCAGTACCCCGGATGGTGACCCCATTCAGAGCCCATATGCTTACAATGCGCACTACCGCGCTCTTGGCAACCCTCTGCAGTCACCGTTGTCCTACTCTCAATCTCCCCTGGCCGCCGCCGACATGGCAGACGGAAACGATCCCAACTTCCTCAATGCCAAGGCGAGAGCCCGCATGTcccagcagatgcaaagaaAAGCCTCCAACACCAGGAGTCCGATGACTCCCAAGACCAACAGCATGCACAGCATTCCCATCGGCCAAGACTCTCCTGGCTTTGGCCCTCAGTCTCTCCGGAATGACAAGTCACCGTCTGGTCACTGGCTCAACACCCCCAACGGAAGCATCCCCGCCTCTTTCAATTCTGGCTTTTCCTCTCCCATGCAACCAGGCATGGTGCAAATTAACGAAGTCATGATGAAGGGAGGCACCTCTATGCCTGCCAAGCTTGGCGTGGGAAATGCCATGTCTACCCAAGAGATGAAGCGGAAGCGCCGTCGCGAGTCGCACAATCTCGTtgagcgccgccgccgtgaCAACATCAACGAAAGAATTCAGGATCTCAGCAGACTCGTTCCCACACACAGATTGGAAGACGAGAAGATTCGCAAGCTGATTTCCAATGGCACGCCCTTGTCGCCCACCCTCACTGGTGTTTCAAGCGCTACCTCTGGTTTGGCCGGGCCTGGTGCCCGGAGAGCTGcgggcgctggagctggaaacATTACAACCGGCCTGCCTAttgaagacaaagacaaaggccCAAACAAGGGTGACATTCTCAACGGCGCCGTCAGCTGGACGCGGGATCTGATGTGGATGCTGCATCTtaagctgcagcagcaggaagagCTGATCAACCACATTGCCGAATTGGGCGGCACAATACCCTTTGAGCAAACCGATGATGAGCGCCGGATGCAATCTGAGCTCATGGATGCCATTTCCAGAAATGACTCGGGATCGTTTACCTACACACGCACTTCTGGCTCAGGCCTTCGTGTACCTCACCACACTGACTACCGTGGCGAACCCACCAACGGAATGAGCGGCAACCTTGACTCTGTTGGCATCACTCCGGAGGGAAGTGGTAATGGCGGACTACCCGGCgatcttggagatgccgcGCAATTCTGGCATGAccccgatgatgatgccaatctCAACttcaaggaagaggatgaataTGATATGGATCTCACACAGTAG
- a CDS encoding short chain dehydrogenase domain-containing protein, whose amino-acid sequence MPSWDGGLILSSEFILSKYGESLAGKTILITGVANDSIAGELAVQISAYKPSLVILTARSESRVEPVVAKIKSKNPDVSTRFLKLDLSDLKDVRRAVKDLDDVPKIDHFVAVAGVMVPPYAKTADGLESQFGVNYLANFLLVKELLPKIRAAGPKSSIVICSSSAVRRGQVHFDDINYSDGETYDPLDAYGQSNAARTIFALFLGEKLKGEGIRVFSVDPGAVQTGLQRHFGGEFLAQIQLTEAAMRDLDGRPYNMPNFTGTSEGAATLITGMIDPTIEEAHGAFLHQNAPAEDHLTSHILNRDNWTKLWELSEKLIGEPFII is encoded by the exons ATGCCCAGCTGGGACGGcggcctcatcctctcctCCGAGTTCATCCTCAGCAAATACGGCGAATCCCTCGCCGGCAAGACAATCCTCATCACCGGCGTCGCCAACGACTCCATCGCCGGCGAACTCGCCGTCCAAATTAGCGCCTACAAGCCCTCCCTCGTCATCCTAACTGCCCGCTCCGAGTCCCGCGTCGAGCCCGTCGTCGCAAAGATCAAGTCCAAGAACCCCGACGTCTCCACTCGCTTCCTGAAGCTCGACCTCTCCGACCTCAAGGACGTCCGCAGAGCGGTCAAGGACCTCGACGACGTGCCAAAGATCGACCACTTCGTCGCCGTGGCCGGCGTCATGGTGCCCCCGTACGCGAAGACGGCGGACGGCCTCGAGTCGCAGTTTGGCGTCAACTACTTGGCCAACTTCTTgctggtcaaggagctgctgcccaAGATCAGGGCTGCGGGGCCAAAGTCCTCCATTGTCATTTGCTCTAGCTCCGCTGTGCGAAGAGGCCAGGTCCACTTTGACGACATCAACTACAGC GACGGAGAAACATACGACCCTCTCGACGCATATGGCCAGTCAAACGCCGCCAGAACAATCTTTGCCCTGTTCCTAGGCGAGAAGCTTAAAGGAGAAGGCATCCGCGTCTTCAGCGTCGACCCCGGTG CGGTTCAAACAGGATTACAGCGCCACTTTGGCGGAGAGTTCCTTGCTCAGATTCAG TTGACTGAAGCAGCAATGCGCGATCTCGACGGCCGCCCCTATAACATGCCGAATTTCACAGGCACATCTGAGGGTGCGGCGACGCTCATCACGGGCATGATTGATCCCACCATTGAGGAGGCCCACGGTGCGTTCCTGCACCAGAATGCCCCTGCCGAGGATCATTTGACGTCGCACATCCTGAACCGAGATAACTGGACCAAGCTGTGGGAGCTCagcgagaagctcatcggAGAGCCCTTTATCATCTAG